In a single window of the Acetivibrio clariflavus DSM 19732 genome:
- a CDS encoding DNA sulfur modification protein DndB: MSEYVFRNVSQIGEREYQVVIDGQELAEIWRDGVITYNPEIQRGTKVKRGKDNSQVEVAVYSKANVKKIYTSMLSGQYFTDMITLNVLEDGNEKIELDDEGNLNVNGEINISDGQHRIRALAMILESNDKENTAFDLTELKFPVKITNYDVQTAQQQFHQFSQGLKISSSRAEYFNQTGLANIIVRELMKGSDLAGRVEVVRNSIPKKDEKHIVTFATLVNAIQLVYEDVGTRVQAIELAKYLSEFFNELINLIPELHNYEKRAQSKETSLIGENFMFYGYVAISKVLREKENWKEYLPLVNELDLSKGAKQWYGDVIKRGKGKGYTIVNNNESRKTFANKIEKMFKKLLNEKTA; encoded by the coding sequence ATGTCGGAATACGTGTTCAGGAATGTGAGTCAGATAGGCGAGAGGGAATATCAGGTGGTTATCGATGGACAGGAATTAGCAGAGATATGGAGGGATGGGGTAATAACTTATAACCCAGAAATCCAGAGAGGAACAAAGGTTAAAAGAGGGAAAGATAATAGTCAAGTTGAGGTTGCTGTGTACAGCAAGGCTAATGTTAAAAAAATTTACACTTCTATGCTGTCAGGCCAATATTTCACAGATATGATTACATTAAATGTGCTTGAAGACGGCAATGAAAAGATTGAACTTGATGACGAGGGAAATCTTAATGTAAACGGAGAAATCAATATCTCCGATGGACAACACAGGATAAGGGCATTAGCAATGATTTTAGAATCAAATGACAAAGAAAATACAGCCTTTGATTTAACTGAACTTAAATTCCCTGTAAAAATCACTAATTATGATGTGCAGACTGCTCAGCAGCAATTTCATCAGTTCTCACAGGGGCTAAAAATCAGTTCAAGCCGTGCTGAATACTTTAATCAAACGGGTCTTGCAAACATTATTGTCAGGGAACTTATGAAAGGTAGCGACCTGGCTGGCAGGGTAGAAGTGGTAAGAAATTCCATACCAAAGAAGGATGAAAAGCATATTGTTACATTTGCAACATTGGTAAATGCTATACAATTAGTGTATGAGGATGTAGGAACAAGGGTTCAAGCGATAGAACTTGCAAAATATCTTTCAGAGTTTTTTAATGAATTAATAAACCTTATACCTGAACTTCACAACTACGAAAAGAGGGCACAGAGCAAAGAGACATCGCTGATTGGCGAAAATTTCATGTTCTACGGATACGTGGCGATAAGCAAGGTTCTAAGGGAAAAGGAGAATTGGAAAGAATATTTACCATTAGTTAATGAACTAGATTTATCAAAAGGCGCTAAGCAGTGGTACGGAGATGTTATTAAAAGAGGAAAGGGAAAGGGGTATACTATAGTAAATAACAATGAAAGCAGAAAAACATTTGCTAATAAGATTGAAAAGATGTTTAAAAAGTTACTAAATGAAAAAACTGCATAA
- a CDS encoding retron St85 family effector protein yields MNYSNISTLVKQMLLKIHDDIYKKINQNYIDVFLCGGVSRSRNISVRDIVRKELEKKKGIRILYPEELFMEILNKDKESDLLSLEKFLADNCDIICIICESAGSLVELGAFTNNDATVGKVIAVIEEKRKKDKSFIMLGPIKVIERINNKNVFFYSKNKLEDLSNKLSSEIKSRRFRGVIKIGTEQNKPVNTILGLYYIVPLMLYFFKSFEYIELTNYLKYLFKIKGYDDSDFEWLFRSSLKLLYKDRYIYKTTVKEKTFYSLTQKGYNNIYNVLYSIDIKNRTLLYDSIRLGIIKSAYY; encoded by the coding sequence TTGAATTATTCAAATATCAGTACGCTAGTTAAACAAATGCTTCTTAAGATTCATGATGATATATATAAGAAAATAAATCAAAATTATATAGATGTATTTCTGTGTGGTGGTGTAAGCAGAAGTAGAAATATTTCTGTAAGAGATATAGTACGAAAAGAATTGGAAAAGAAGAAAGGAATCAGAATTTTATATCCAGAAGAGTTATTCATGGAGATATTAAATAAAGATAAAGAATCAGACTTACTAAGTTTAGAAAAATTCTTGGCTGATAACTGTGATATAATATGTATAATATGTGAAAGTGCTGGTTCACTTGTAGAACTAGGTGCATTTACAAATAATGATGCTACAGTTGGTAAAGTTATTGCTGTTATTGAAGAAAAAAGGAAAAAAGATAAAAGTTTTATTATGTTGGGACCGATAAAAGTAATAGAAAGAATTAATAATAAAAATGTATTTTTTTATAGTAAAAATAAATTAGAAGATTTAAGCAATAAACTTAGCAGTGAAATCAAATCAAGAAGATTTAGAGGAGTAATAAAAATAGGAACAGAACAGAATAAACCGGTAAATACTATATTAGGACTGTATTACATAGTGCCGTTGATGTTGTATTTTTTTAAATCATTCGAATATATAGAATTAACAAATTATCTGAAATATTTATTTAAAATTAAGGGATATGATGATAGTGATTTTGAATGGTTATTTAGGTCGTCTTTAAAACTATTATATAAGGATAGATATATTTATAAAACAACTGTAAAGGAGAAAACGTTTTACTCATTAACACAAAAAGGATATAATAACATTTATAATGTGTTATATAGCATTGACATCAAAAATAGAACGTTGTTGTATGACTCGATAAGATTAGGTATAATTAAAAGTGCATATTATTGA
- a CDS encoding restriction endonuclease subunit S produces the protein MSKYKRYERYKDSGVEWIGEIPEHWGVKPLKRVFKIINGGTPSSSEESYWNGEIVWVTPNDLSKLTEACIVDSERKITQDGLHNCSARIVPKGSIVISTRAPIGYVAIAGVPLCTNQGCKSLVAINKVNPKYFYYWMHSISFYLNVLGQGTTFIELSNSSLSMVELLTPSINEQKAIANFLDQKTAVIDGLIADKEKLIELLQEKRQAIITEAVTKGLNPNVRMKDSGIEWIGEIPEHWEVKKLKHVSNITMGQSPKSEECSYDEIGVPFLQGNAEFTNVHPIPKMYCNTANKFSKVNDILLSVRAPVGAINISDRVYGIGRGLCAITAKKVIMKYLWYSLNVSLEELFIKSKGSTFEAVTVTDVQNLLIILPPKNEQDDIVNFLDKKTAEIDGLVIEIKKQIEKLKEYRQSLISEAVTGKIYVRDYAID, from the coding sequence ATGAGTAAATATAAAAGGTATGAAAGGTATAAGGATTCAGGGGTTGAGTGGATAGGTGAGATACCAGAGCATTGGGGAGTAAAACCTCTAAAAAGAGTATTTAAAATTATAAATGGAGGAACACCGAGTAGTTCAGAAGAAAGTTATTGGAATGGAGAAATTGTTTGGGTGACGCCAAATGATTTAAGTAAGTTAACTGAAGCATGTATAGTGGATTCTGAAAGAAAAATTACACAAGATGGGTTGCATAACTGTTCAGCAAGAATAGTGCCAAAAGGTAGTATTGTTATCTCTACTAGGGCACCAATAGGGTATGTTGCTATTGCTGGAGTACCGCTATGCACTAATCAAGGGTGTAAAAGTCTTGTTGCTATTAATAAAGTTAACCCAAAGTATTTTTATTATTGGATGCATAGCATAAGTTTTTATTTAAATGTTTTAGGGCAAGGAACTACTTTTATAGAATTATCAAATAGTAGTTTGTCTATGGTTGAATTATTGACACCTTCAATAAACGAACAAAAAGCCATTGCTAATTTTCTTGACCAAAAAACTGCTGTAATAGATGGTTTAATTGCTGATAAGGAAAAATTGATTGAATTATTACAGGAAAAACGACAGGCTATTATAACCGAAGCCGTTACTAAAGGGCTTAATCCGAATGTTAGGATGAAGGATTCAGGAATTGAGTGGATAGGTGAGATACCAGAGCATTGGGAAGTAAAAAAATTAAAGCATGTATCTAACATTACAATGGGTCAATCTCCAAAATCAGAAGAATGTAGTTATGATGAAATAGGGGTACCATTTTTGCAAGGAAATGCAGAATTTACAAATGTACATCCAATACCTAAAATGTACTGCAATACTGCTAATAAATTTTCCAAAGTTAATGACATACTTCTGTCTGTAAGGGCTCCTGTTGGCGCAATCAACATATCTGATAGAGTATATGGTATAGGAAGAGGTTTATGTGCAATTACGGCAAAAAAAGTTATAATGAAATACTTATGGTATAGTTTGAATGTTAGCCTAGAAGAACTCTTTATTAAATCTAAAGGTAGCACGTTCGAGGCGGTTACAGTTACAGATGTCCAGAATTTATTAATAATTTTACCTCCTAAGAATGAACAAGATGATATTGTAAATTTCCTTGACAAAAAAACTGCTGAAATAGATGGTTTAGTAATAGAAATAAAAAAACAAATCGAAAAACTAAAAGAATACCGCCAATCTCTTATATCAGAAGCAGTGACAGGTAAAATTTATGTAAGGGACTATGCGATTGATTAA
- a CDS encoding type I restriction-modification system subunit M, giving the protein MINFQDKVNFIWSIAELLRGPYKKEQYGDVILPMAVLRRFDCVLAATKQEVLEKYETLKKSGLQNMDPVLNRISKQEFNNTSKYDFEKLLADPDNIANNLRNYINGFSKNAREIIEHFDFDKQITKLNDNNLLYLVVSEFNKIDLHPDVVSNTEMGYIFEELIRRFSEHAEAGDHYTPREVIRLMVNILLNEDNEELTQPGLVVTVYDCCAGTGGMLSVAEQYLKELNPGIQVELFGQEINPQSFSICKSDMLIKGQNADNIILGDSFTEDGHRGRTFRYMLTNPPFGVEWKKAEKFIREEYEKEGFNGRFGAGLPRISDGSLLFLQHLISKMKQDEKGSRIAIIFNGSPLFTGDAGSGESEIRRWIIENDMLEGIIALPDQLFYNTGISTYIWIVTNRKNSDPMKGPVRTGKIQLVNAVDFYQKMRKSLGNKRNEITEEQIKEITRIYGEFKENEYCKIFDNEDFGYQKIVVERPLRLNFQVTEERINNLYNETAFNNLTKSKKKGTAGLKEIEEGKKLQQQIIETLKTMDSTILYKNRDEFTKVLKKAFKDSDIKLDSALLKAILSALSEKDETADICVDSKGNPEPDPDLRDTENVPLKEDIHEYFEREVKPHVPDAWIDETKTKIGYEIPFTRHFYKYQPLRPSEEIMREIIELEKSISEKLKKVMGE; this is encoded by the coding sequence TTGATTAACTTTCAGGATAAAGTTAACTTTATATGGAGCATAGCGGAACTTTTACGAGGGCCTTATAAAAAAGAACAATACGGCGATGTAATACTGCCTATGGCCGTACTCAGGAGGTTTGACTGCGTTCTTGCAGCCACTAAGCAGGAAGTATTGGAAAAGTATGAGACCTTAAAGAAGTCAGGGCTCCAAAACATGGACCCTGTTTTAAATAGGATATCAAAGCAGGAATTCAATAATACCAGTAAATATGATTTTGAAAAATTATTGGCTGACCCCGATAATATCGCAAACAATTTAAGAAATTATATTAACGGCTTTTCCAAGAACGCCAGGGAAATTATAGAACACTTTGACTTTGATAAGCAAATTACAAAACTTAATGATAACAACCTGCTTTATCTAGTGGTATCTGAGTTTAATAAGATAGACTTGCATCCAGATGTGGTAAGCAATACCGAAATGGGTTACATTTTTGAGGAACTTATCAGGAGATTTTCTGAACATGCGGAGGCAGGAGACCACTATACTCCTCGTGAGGTTATCAGGCTTATGGTAAATATTCTCCTGAATGAAGATAACGAGGAATTAACACAGCCTGGGCTAGTTGTAACTGTATACGACTGCTGTGCGGGGACGGGAGGCATGCTTTCAGTTGCAGAGCAATATCTTAAGGAGTTAAACCCAGGAATACAGGTCGAATTATTTGGACAGGAGATAAACCCTCAGTCCTTTAGTATCTGCAAATCCGACATGCTCATAAAAGGGCAAAACGCAGATAACATCATTTTAGGCGACAGTTTTACGGAAGATGGACATAGGGGCAGAACCTTTAGATACATGCTCACCAATCCGCCTTTCGGTGTTGAATGGAAGAAAGCAGAGAAGTTTATCCGTGAAGAATATGAGAAAGAAGGATTTAACGGTAGATTTGGTGCTGGACTTCCCAGAATATCTGATGGTTCCCTTTTATTTCTGCAGCACTTAATCTCCAAGATGAAGCAGGACGAAAAAGGCAGCCGTATTGCTATTATCTTTAACGGCTCACCATTGTTTACGGGGGATGCAGGTTCAGGAGAATCGGAAATAAGGCGCTGGATAATTGAAAATGATATGCTTGAAGGGATTATTGCACTGCCTGACCAGTTATTCTACAACACAGGTATTTCTACCTATATCTGGATAGTAACTAATCGTAAAAATAGTGACCCAATGAAGGGCCCTGTAAGGACAGGGAAAATACAGTTGGTCAATGCAGTGGATTTCTATCAGAAAATGAGGAAAAGCCTTGGGAACAAGAGAAATGAAATCACTGAAGAGCAAATAAAAGAAATTACCAGGATATATGGTGAGTTTAAAGAGAATGAATACTGCAAGATTTTTGATAATGAAGATTTCGGATATCAGAAGATAGTTGTAGAGAGACCTTTAAGGCTTAATTTTCAGGTAACTGAAGAAAGAATTAATAATTTATATAATGAAACAGCCTTTAATAATCTTACAAAGTCAAAGAAAAAGGGTACAGCAGGGCTTAAAGAAATAGAAGAAGGTAAGAAACTGCAGCAGCAAATAATAGAAACCTTAAAAACAATGGACTCTACTATTTTGTATAAAAATAGAGATGAATTTACAAAAGTGCTGAAGAAGGCTTTTAAAGACAGTGATATTAAACTGGATAGTGCACTTTTAAAGGCCATCCTGTCTGCCCTTTCCGAAAAAGATGAAACAGCGGATATTTGTGTGGACAGCAAAGGCAACCCTGAGCCAGACCCAGACTTGAGGGATACTGAAAACGTACCTCTAAAAGAAGATATACATGAGTACTTTGAACGGGAAGTAAAGCCTCACGTTCCTGATGCCTGGATAGATGAGACCAAGACTAAAATCGGATATGAAATACCTTTCACAAGGCATTTTTATAAATACCAGCCCCTAAGGCCTTCTGAAGAGATTATGAGAGAGATAATAGAGTTGGAAAAGAGCATTTCAGAGAAGTTGAAGAAGGTGATGGGTGAATGA
- a CDS encoding radical SAM protein, translated as MKYIKRKTLLYKTEVEYGDYTINHVQGCSHGCRYPCYAFLMAKRFGRVKTYEEWIKPIIVENSVELLEREIPKLKDKIKSVHFSFTTDPFMYGYEEVAELTLKLINILNNANIKCTTLTKGILPIELAQLGKENEVGITLISLSEEYRKQYEPYSAPYNERINSLYELHKKGIKTWVSIEPYPTPNIIDQDLQDILNAVNFADKIIFGRLNYNSKVTQYPDYKNFYNNASFQVINYCQKNNKQYHIKNGTLTMKQDV; from the coding sequence ATGAAATACATAAAAAGGAAAACTTTATTATATAAAACGGAAGTTGAATATGGAGATTATACGATAAACCATGTACAAGGATGCTCACATGGTTGTAGATATCCATGTTATGCTTTTTTAATGGCAAAAAGATTTGGTAGAGTAAAAACATATGAAGAGTGGATTAAACCTATAATTGTTGAAAATTCTGTTGAACTTTTAGAAAGAGAAATTCCCAAATTAAAAGATAAAATAAAGTCTGTACATTTTAGTTTTACAACAGACCCGTTTATGTATGGATATGAAGAAGTGGCAGAATTAACTCTTAAATTAATAAATATTTTAAATAATGCTAATATCAAATGTACTACGCTAACAAAAGGGATATTGCCTATAGAATTAGCACAATTAGGTAAAGAAAATGAAGTTGGAATCACATTAATATCGTTAAGCGAAGAATATCGAAAACAATATGAGCCTTATTCAGCGCCTTATAATGAAAGAATAAACAGTTTATATGAACTTCATAAGAAAGGAATCAAAACATGGGTAAGTATTGAACCTTATCCTACACCTAATATAATCGACCAGGATTTGCAAGATATATTAAATGCTGTTAATTTTGCTGATAAAATAATATTTGGTCGTTTAAATTATAATTCCAAAGTAACTCAATATCCAGACTATAAAAATTTTTATAACAATGCGAGTTTTCAAGTTATTAATTATTGCCAAAAGAATAATAAGCAATATCATATTAAAAATGGAACATTGACGATGAAACAAGATGTTTAA
- the tcmP gene encoding three-Cys-motif partner protein TcmP — protein MGKIYMDGYDFFFWNYEGQTKMKHEVLEEYIDKWIKIVGCYHKLNYFDCFGGCGAYKDNDKVYYGSPIRVAKAVQKNQQNLYRKVNIVIIEKEEENIENLKKVFEYNQITIKPYFIQGDFDEEINKIFDATNGNLAPTFFFIDPFGFKINYDTLKRIMTVPKSEIFLNFMYTRINEFLGAEKIEKTIDKLFGCDDWKKIINERSNNREQDIVSLYRRQLKRISKFVYYYRISFPNRDRTYYYLFHLTNHQKGCVVMKSSFAKYNYGKVEYMGPKHGYLSLFDQEDIKLYEIKQYLLNKYSNTKISFYDIIEENIDEVPYLESDIRSALKELRKEGKVEVKHITSKTENSIQDKDLIIFS, from the coding sequence ATGGGTAAAATTTATATGGATGGGTATGATTTTTTCTTTTGGAATTATGAAGGACAAACTAAAATGAAACATGAAGTGCTTGAAGAGTATATTGATAAATGGATAAAGATAGTAGGCTGTTATCATAAACTTAATTATTTCGACTGTTTTGGTGGATGTGGAGCATATAAAGATAATGATAAAGTATACTATGGTTCTCCCATACGTGTAGCAAAAGCAGTTCAAAAAAATCAACAGAATTTATATAGAAAAGTAAATATTGTAATAATAGAGAAAGAAGAAGAAAATATAGAAAATCTCAAAAAAGTTTTCGAATATAATCAAATAACAATTAAACCTTATTTTATACAAGGCGATTTTGATGAAGAAATAAATAAAATCTTTGATGCTACAAATGGTAATCTTGCACCTACTTTCTTTTTTATAGACCCATTTGGTTTTAAAATAAATTATGATACGCTGAAAAGAATTATGACTGTGCCAAAGTCAGAGATATTTTTAAATTTTATGTATACAAGAATAAACGAGTTTTTAGGTGCAGAGAAAATCGAAAAAACTATTGATAAACTTTTTGGTTGTGATGATTGGAAAAAGATAATAAATGAGCGGAGTAATAACAGAGAGCAAGATATAGTTTCACTATACAGAAGACAACTTAAAAGAATTTCAAAGTTTGTATATTATTATCGTATATCGTTTCCAAATCGCGATAGAACGTATTATTATTTATTTCATCTGACTAATCATCAGAAGGGATGTGTGGTAATGAAGTCATCTTTTGCAAAATACAATTATGGTAAAGTTGAGTATATGGGACCAAAACATGGGTATCTATCCTTATTTGACCAAGAGGATATCAAGTTATATGAAATAAAACAATATTTGCTTAACAAATATTCTAATACAAAAATAAGTTTTTATGATATCATAGAAGAAAATATAGATGAGGTTCCTTATTTGGAAAGTGATATAAGGAGTGCTTTGAAGGAATTACGTAAAGAAGGCAAGGTAGAGGTTAAACATATTACCAGTAAAACTGAAAATAGCATTCAAGATAAAGATTTGATAATATTTAGTTAA
- a CDS encoding retron St85 family RNA-directed DNA polymerase, producing the protein MIQKDYTDSFILNALNLPTISDLDSLSDAFAISKRLIFLLTKKTENYYKRFYIKKRDGTSREILSPTYSLKLIQRWILKEILEKVSLSEQAMAYKKGKNNGIKKNAMHHRYSLYILEMDIKDFFHSIKRERVFYLFKNLGYNNMVSNILTNLCTYNGYLPQGGVCSPYISNLICYRLDNRLSGLCGKRDILYTRYADDLTFSSDNKQTLTKAINIIINIIEDEGFKVNKNKTRLLSPGSHKKVTGITVNDSKIKASKQLKRTVRAMIHQAIVTADYSQIDRIRGIVSYINSIEVGYREKVITYINSLSNKDYAFFEEIVERFNDNKIFKEIQDMNYKGYDYDDQVSLELEKIVSARQEYLGKIGKVDFLSAHIQSQQDEFKTNAAATKETYE; encoded by the coding sequence ATGATTCAAAAAGATTATACAGATAGTTTTATTTTAAATGCTTTGAATCTACCAACTATTTCAGATTTAGATTCGTTATCTGATGCTTTTGCAATCAGTAAAAGACTTATCTTTTTATTAACCAAAAAAACAGAAAACTATTACAAAAGATTTTATATTAAAAAGAGAGATGGTACAAGTAGAGAGATACTTAGTCCCACATATTCTTTAAAATTAATACAACGATGGATTTTGAAAGAAATATTGGAGAAAGTTAGTTTATCAGAGCAAGCGATGGCATATAAAAAAGGGAAAAATAATGGCATAAAGAAAAATGCAATGCATCATAGATACAGCCTATATATACTTGAAATGGATATTAAAGATTTTTTCCATTCAATAAAAAGAGAAAGAGTGTTTTATCTTTTTAAGAACTTGGGCTATAACAATATGGTTTCAAATATCTTAACTAATCTATGTACTTATAATGGGTATTTACCTCAAGGGGGAGTTTGCTCGCCTTATATTTCCAATTTAATTTGTTACAGGTTAGATAATCGGTTGTCAGGATTATGTGGAAAAAGGGATATTCTTTATACAAGATATGCTGACGATTTAACCTTTTCAAGTGATAATAAACAGACACTTACTAAAGCGATAAATATTATAATTAACATAATTGAGGATGAAGGATTTAAAGTCAATAAAAATAAGACAAGACTGCTATCTCCAGGTTCACACAAAAAAGTTACTGGAATTACTGTGAATGATAGTAAAATAAAGGCAAGTAAGCAATTAAAACGAACTGTTAGAGCAATGATACATCAGGCAATAGTTACAGCCGATTATAGCCAGATTGATAGAATTAGAGGGATAGTATCTTATATAAATTCCATTGAAGTTGGATATAGGGAAAAAGTTATAACTTACATAAATAGTTTATCAAATAAGGATTACGCATTTTTTGAGGAAATAGTTGAGCGGTTTAATGACAACAAGATTTTTAAGGAAATACAAGATATGAATTATAAAGGATATGATTACGATGACCAGGTTAGTCTGGAGTTAGAAAAAATAGTGAGTGCCAGGCAAGAATATCTCGGAAAAATTGGAAAAGTGGACTTTTTGTCAGCACATATACAAAGTCAACAAGATGAGTTCAAAACAAATGCTGCTGCAACTAAAGAAACTTATGAATAG
- a CDS encoding HNH endonuclease signature motif containing protein has translation MRDDRMINDNYYVYKKEVDWSVLQQGVSIPVTIQVVFQTTINKFLPRGQSKDIYLVLEGKTYKARLVNQKFDERKYPNRKDILQIRYHPQSEIAERLRSIFAVSYRYILEERNSLPENQRKFIKVPEEIKEYLAIYTTDYPDTYLLECITQEDTRIVKETMVHEDEQEYEASINYNTVDTTATIAAVNQIVKIRKLNRAIGESLKLLYNYRCQICRENIGEKYGVNIVESHHIDPFVESLNNNAENQVIICPNHHRIIHKARPVFVRQKLIFLYHNGVEEQIVLNQHL, from the coding sequence ATGAGGGATGATAGGATGATAAATGATAACTACTATGTATACAAAAAAGAAGTAGACTGGTCGGTGTTGCAGCAGGGTGTAAGCATTCCAGTAACCATACAGGTAGTTTTCCAAACTACTATAAATAAGTTTTTGCCAAGAGGTCAGTCTAAAGACATTTATCTGGTACTGGAAGGAAAGACTTATAAGGCAAGGCTTGTAAACCAGAAATTTGATGAGAGAAAATATCCAAACAGAAAAGATATACTGCAAATAAGGTATCATCCACAAAGTGAGATTGCGGAAAGACTTAGAAGCATTTTTGCTGTAAGTTACAGGTATATATTAGAGGAGAGAAATAGCCTGCCTGAAAATCAACGCAAATTCATTAAAGTTCCTGAAGAAATAAAGGAATACCTGGCTATATATACAACAGACTATCCAGATACATATCTGCTTGAATGTATTACGCAGGAGGATACAAGGATAGTAAAGGAAACAATGGTTCATGAAGATGAGCAGGAGTATGAAGCCAGTATTAACTATAACACTGTTGATACCACAGCCACTATTGCTGCAGTGAATCAAATAGTAAAGATTCGGAAACTTAACAGGGCAATAGGAGAAAGCCTGAAACTTCTTTATAATTATCGTTGTCAGATTTGCAGAGAGAATATTGGTGAAAAGTATGGAGTCAATATTGTAGAATCTCACCATATAGACCCGTTTGTTGAATCACTCAATAATAATGCTGAAAATCAGGTTATTATTTGCCCCAATCATCATCGGATTATTCATAAGGCAAGACCTGTTTTTGTCAGGCAAAAATTAATTTTCCTTTATCATAATGGAGTAGAAGAGCAGATTGTTTTAAATCAGCATCTATAG
- a CDS encoding diguanylate cyclase encodes MEDKTREIIRIVLSKRCGIQYASIDNRNAIDYIKKLDIVNRLLDDLPVQYDLENYHVTIDEVNITDNMYYVITAVLEYPKCENCRKALTDAVTGLYNRNYWEQIISDVTLHPRTQNFSLILIDVDNLKEINDTYGHTAGDKAIEIVGQAIKKCIRKEDAGLRYGGDEFIILLFNQDKKAAYRVIERIRKEISELAAGQGMNIQISAGAAYYDCLRNMGDIIKMADRDLYKEKRVKKSKDKQDSKKLKHLLQEIEKLRDELNKKVTLEGKGINNEETLKLSQKLDEFITRYLIDE; translated from the coding sequence ATGGAAGACAAAACTAGAGAGATAATTCGCATCGTATTAAGTAAAAGATGTGGTATTCAATATGCTAGTATAGACAATAGAAATGCTATAGATTATATTAAAAAACTGGATATCGTAAATAGATTGCTTGATGATTTACCTGTTCAATATGATTTGGAGAATTATCATGTCACTATTGATGAAGTTAATATTACTGACAATATGTATTATGTGATTACTGCTGTATTAGAATACCCTAAGTGTGAAAACTGTAGAAAAGCATTGACTGATGCAGTCACTGGGTTATATAACCGTAATTATTGGGAGCAGATTATCAGTGATGTAACTCTTCACCCTAGAACCCAAAACTTTTCCCTAATACTTATTGACGTGGATAATCTAAAAGAAATAAATGATACATATGGACATACAGCAGGTGATAAGGCTATCGAGATTGTAGGACAAGCGATTAAAAAGTGTATAAGAAAGGAGGATGCGGGACTAAGGTACGGAGGCGATGAATTTATAATTTTACTTTTTAATCAGGATAAAAAGGCTGCTTACAGAGTAATAGAAAGAATAAGAAAAGAGATTAGTGAATTAGCAGCAGGGCAAGGGATGAATATTCAAATTAGTGCAGGAGCAGCCTATTATGATTGTTTAAGAAACATGGGGGACATAATAAAAATGGCAGATAGAGATTTATACAAAGAGAAAAGAGTAAAAAAATCTAAAGACAAACAGGATAGTAAGAAATTGAAGCATTTGCTTCAGGAAATAGAGAAATTAAGAGATGAGTTGAATAAAAAAGTTACCCTCGAGGGCAAAGGAATAAACAATGAAGAGACGTTGAAACTAAGCCAGAAATTGGATGAATTTATTACAAGGTACTTAATAGATGAATAG
- a CDS encoding stage V sporulation protein S — translation MNVQVLRVSGDSNANAVAQVIIEYVLKDSIIHIDCIGIKAAYATIKALIQTTEFLVKDGYRFNLRPYYIKVNTAENGMHPVSKTAIRWTLIAKKK, via the coding sequence GTGAATGTGCAGGTATTAAGGGTATCTGGGGATAGTAATGCCAATGCTGTCGCACAAGTGATAATTGAATATGTTTTAAAGGATTCTATTATCCATATAGATTGCATAGGGATTAAAGCAGCATACGCTACGATAAAAGCACTCATTCAGACAACAGAGTTTCTTGTAAAAGATGGTTACAGATTCAATTTGAGACCATACTATATAAAAGTAAATACAGCAGAGAACGGTATGCATCCAGTTTCCAAAACGGCCATTCGATGGACATTAATTGCAAAGAAAAAATAA
- a CDS encoding helix-turn-helix domain-containing protein: MKLILDSEQRNIAGSRVKIARLRNNLTQQQLSAKLETLAVYIDRASISKIEQQKRIVTDYELLALCEVLKVSPGWLLGLEK, from the coding sequence ATGAAATTAATACTGGATTCCGAGCAACGCAATATTGCTGGTTCCAGAGTAAAAATTGCAAGGTTAAGAAATAATCTAACCCAACAACAGTTATCCGCTAAACTGGAAACCTTGGCCGTGTATATAGACAGAGCCAGTATTTCTAAAATCGAGCAACAAAAACGCATTGTGACTGACTATGAGTTACTTGCCCTGTGCGAAGTCCTCAAAGTCAGCCCTGGTTGGCTATTAGGGTTAGAAAAATAG